The following are from one region of the Corythoichthys intestinalis isolate RoL2023-P3 chromosome 17, ASM3026506v1, whole genome shotgun sequence genome:
- the purbb gene encoding transcriptional regulator protein Pur-beta has translation MADGDSGSERGGSSGGFQHFQREQETQELASKRLDIQNKRFYLDVKQNSKGRFIKIAEVGAGGSKSRLTLSLSVAAEVRDYLGDFIEHYAQLGPSSPEQIAQASAGDDGGPRRALKSEFLVRENRKYYLDLKENQRGRFLRIRQTLNRGPGSGFGGPAGGGGGILAGQTIALPAQGLIEFRDALAKLIDDYGGDDDELAGGGVAAGGYAELPEKTSIMVDSKRFFFDVGSNKYGVFLRVSEVKPSYRNSITVPFKAWAKFGGAFSRYADAMKEIQERHRDKMYDRRDESDGDDVDDD, from the coding sequence GCGCGAACAGGAGACCCAGGAGCTGGCCTCCAAGCGCCTGGACATCCAGAATAAACGTTTCTACCTGGACGTCAAGCAGAACAGCAAGGGCCGCTTCATTAAGATCGCCGAGGTCGGGGCGGGAGGCTCCAAAAGTCGGCTGACCCTGTCGCTGTCAGTGGCGGCCGAGGTGCGCGACTACCTCGGGGACTTCATCGAGCACTACGCCCAACTGGGGCCCAGCAGCCCCGAGCAGATAGCGCAGGCTTCTGCCGGCGACGACGGAGGTCCGCGGCGAGCCCTCAAGAGCGAGTTTCTGGTGCGCGAGAACCGAAAGTACTACTTGGACTTGAAGGAGAACCAGCGCGGGAGGTTCCTGCGAATCCGCCAGACGCTCAACCGGGGGCCGGGCTCTGGCTTCGGGGGCCCCGCGGGGGGCGGCGGCGGCATACTGGCCGGCCAGACCATAGCCCTTCCGGCGCAAGGCCTGATCGAGTTCCGCGACGCGCTGGCCAAGCTCATCGACGACTACGGCGGCGACGACGACGAGCTGGCCGGCGGGGGCGTGGCGGCGGGAGGCTACGCCGAGCTCCCGGAGAAGACTTCCATCATGGTAGATTCCAAGCGCTTCTTCTTCGACGTGGGCTCCAACAAGTACGGAGTCTTCTTGCGCGTCAGCGAGGTCAAGCCCAGCTACCGGAACTCCATCACGGTGCCCTTTAAGGCCTGGGCCAAGTTCGGCGGAGCCTTCAGCCGCTACGCCGACGCCATGAAGGAGATACAGGAGCGCCACCGGGACAAGATGTACGACAGGCGGGACGAGTCGGACGGCGACGACGTGGACGACGACTGA